In Mustela nigripes isolate SB6536 chromosome 12, MUSNIG.SB6536, whole genome shotgun sequence, one DNA window encodes the following:
- the GPX3 gene encoding glutathione peroxidase 3 translates to MVRLLRASCLLSLLLAGFVPPSRGQEKSKTDCHADVSGTIYDYGALTIDGQEYIPFKQFAGKYILFVNVASYUGLTGQYVELNALQEELEPFGLVILGFPCNQFGKQEPGENSEILPSLKHVRPGGGFVPNFQLFEKGDVNGEKEQKFYTFLKNSCPPTSELLGSPGRLFWEPMKVHDIRWNFEKFLVGPDGIPIMRWYHRTTVSTVKMDILAYMRRQAALAVQGK, encoded by the exons ATGGTCCGGCTGTTGCGGGcgtcctgccttctctccctgctcctggctGGCTTCGTCCCGCCGAGCCGGGGGCAGGAAAAGTCGAAG ACGGACTGCCATGCTGATGTGAGCGGCACCATCTATGATTACGGAGCCCTCACCATCGACGGGCAGGAGTACATCCCCTTCAAGCAGTTCGCTGGCAAATACATCCTCTTTGTCAACGTGGCCAGCTACTGAGGCTTGACGGGCCAGTACGTTG AACTGAATGCACTACAGGAAGAGCTTGAACCATTTGGTCTAGTCATTCTGGGCTTCCCCTGCAACCAATTCGGAAAACAGGAGCCAGGAGAGAACTCGGAAATCTTACCCAGCCTCAA GCATGTCCGACCAGGCGGGGGCTTTGTCCCCAATTTCCAACTCTTTGAGAAAGGGGATGTGAacggagagaaagagcagaagttCTACACGTTCCTGAAG AactcctgcccccccacctcaGAGCTCCTGGGCTCACCTGGCCGCCTCTTCTGGGAACCCATGAAGGTCCACGACATCCGCTGGAACTTTGAGAAGTTCCTGGTGGGGCCAGACGGCATACCCATCATGCGCTGGTACCACCGGACCACGGTCAGCACCGTCAAGATGGACATCCTGGCCTACATGAGGCGGCAGGCAGCTCTGGCGGTCCAGGGGAAGTAA
- the LOC132027793 gene encoding gastrula zinc finger protein XlCGF67.1-like codes for MDDGERNPKLEPCRLAMQKKSGILMTTWKGSKRTKKHLKYVAFIDQETVMEKKGNKCNALRNIFPPSTDFVSSKQRPPKYDSCDRSLNYLGSFNGNRTYARKNECSKCGKAFFQKSDLIMHKRTHTGEKPFVCMECGKAFSKKSNLVIRLRIHTHERPYGCTEYRKAFTHKSHFIEHQRLHTGEKPYECPKCGKAFFSTFTRDLILERNPMGAMNVGEPSA; via the coding sequence AAGAAGTCTGGCATCTTGATGACCACTTGGAAAGGCAGCAAGAGAACCAAGAAACACTTGAAGTATGTTGCATTCATTGACCAGGAAACTGTGATGGAGAAAAAGGGCAACAAGTGTAATGcacttagaaatatatttcctCCGAGCACAGACTTTGTTTCTTCCAAACAAAGACCCCCAAAATATGACTCCTGTGACAGGAGTTTGAATTATTTGGGTTCATTTAATGGTAACAGAACATACGCAAGAAAGAATGAATGTAGcaaatgtgggaaagccttcttCCAGAAGTCAGACCTCATCATGCATAAGAGAACTCATACAGGAGAAAAGCCGTTTGTGTGTATggagtgtgggaaggccttcagcAAGAAATCCAATCTTGTTATCCGTCTGAGGATCCATACTCACGAGAGACCTTATGGGTGTACTGAATATAGAAAAGCTTTCACCCATAAGTCACACTTCATTGAACACCAGAGACTCCACACTggggagaaaccctatgaatgccctaagtgtgggaaagcctttttCTCAACATTCACCAGAGACCTCATACTCGAGAGAAACCCTATGGGTGCGATGAATGTGGGAGAGCCTTCAGCTTGA